A stretch of the Neodiprion lecontei isolate iyNeoLeco1 chromosome 4, iyNeoLeco1.1, whole genome shotgun sequence genome encodes the following:
- the LOC107224155 gene encoding uncharacterized protein LOC107224155 isoform X5, translated as MAEQEKSFKALQDDERLKKLQRRLKLNQIKGLNSSLRLLSSPQSSMSVISSIQGDSALSDVSYCSPSHNSSRTGSVITSSINFRKVPSKNLNTQGPVEPGTSSVIEQSLDSQKMNNDRAMMPPPSLAIDVRKKQSLEVAKQNKYHHNSNEALNCATGTSPVPNYDGKASCGPRNSDNSIRRDTPSTEHNATVNGGSPKEGTRSNETSKRNGRVFTNWIVRLNDHGQICIKGKMESGEHVRSKAVKKRLNATTVLSVMHHKYHLLGNIHDLKEELPEYIRGKFFNGFPTDWENVRQIWQSYVASGCSQRFRWPRPIADSDDDLLSDITDLPVLNSTKTETILKASSSTVPSNELATKKTTNRPRIETAPESGISEIDVDIGFVRSAAIESSSVRAKMTEALQTSGKNCVDQTSQTLVDLLKSNNQPTSTNILSKEEPVLQKSANMIPKWKIDVIVDNLMNKNCSIEYIQKVIEAINCINELFTMSCTDNNQTTSDKGISVNESNVEKVNVSRDRSNSNFQNTKQTAAAISRCSSLSLASSSESEPELPPKNNTFMCQESARLRNNKGTNCKSPESLKSQISSITQKSVSRNNLSDSTLTKAPTPKHDGNDQKRKDNRAAPCLGTPTMSRIESPGKSSKKSRYNEKLIFDTTDSDTDLAGQNNERTGLVNNSYPGNKAFRRVLGPKRSAVPNEKIVNKSKGISGEVDSDISIIDSYIGPCQKTTAVNIDRTHDSSKHDHHKETPIENFELVNNERNDHVQSGNGLPKGPENFSLDTSDPNVTPQQIGDSCTVRLTKINLDQHNASANNNGTPSRSERIASLRKRRKTAVVGTMNCLKVIRRILACE; from the exons ATGGCAGAGCAG gaaaagtCGTTCAAGGCTTTGCAGGATGACGAGCGGCTGAAAAAGTTACAGCGTCGTTTAAAACTTAACCAAATCAAAGGACTCAACAGCTCGCTGCGACTATTATCGTCTCCTCAATCGTCGATGTCAGTAATATCGAGCATTCAAGGAGACAGCGCTTTGTCCGACGTTAGCTACTGCAGTCCTTCGCACAACTCGTCGAGAACGGGAAGCGTCATAACTTCGAGTATTAACTTCAGAAAAGTTCCGTCAAAGAATCTAAACACACAAGGACCGGTCGAACCCGGTACCTCGTCGGTAATTGAACAGAGTCTGGATAGTCAAAAGATGAATAATGACAGAGCCATGATGCCACCGCCATCCCTGGCTATTGATGTTCGTAAAAAACAATCTTTGGAAGTCGCAAAGCAGAATAAATACCATCACAATTCGAACGAGGCTCTCAATTGCGCTACGGGTACATCGCCGGTACCCAACTACGACGGTAAAGCTTCGTGCGGTCCCCGTAACTCTGACAACTCTATTCGACGCGACACGCCTTCTACCGAACATAACGCGACGGTAAATGGTGGATCTCCGAAAGAGGGAACTAGAAGTAACGAAACTTCCAAACGAAATGGTAGAGTGTTCACGAATTGGATCGTCAGATTGAACGATCACGGGCAAATATGCATCAAAGGAAAAATGGAAAG CGGAGAACACGTGCGGAGCAAAGCTGTGAAAAAGAGACTGAATGCAACGACAGTGCTCTCTGTAATGCATCACAAGTATCATCTGTTGGGAAACATACACGATTTAAAGGAGG AACTCCCGGAGTACATTCgtggtaaatttttcaacggttTTCCCACGGACTGGGAGAATGTCCGACAAATATGGCAGAGCTATGTCGCGTCAGGCTGCAGCCAACGATTTAGATGGCCAAGACCGATAGCCGATAGTGACGATGATCTACTAAGCGATATCACAGATTTACCAGTCTTAAATTCAACAAAGACTGAAACAATACTTAAAGCTTCATCATCAACCGTCCCATCTAACGAGCTTGCcacaaaaaaaacaacgaacaGACCACGGATAGAAACTGCTCCAGAATCTGGAATAAGTGAAATAGATGTGGATATCGGATTCGTTCGGTCAGCCGCAATTGAGAGTTCTAGTGTTCGAGCTAAAATGACAGAGGCATTGCAAACCAGTGGTAAAAATTGCGTGGACCAAACAAGCCAAACTCTGGTCGACCTTTTGAAAAGTAATAATCAACCGACAAGTACAAATATATTGTCCAAAGAGGAACCTGTCTTACAAAAATCTGCCAACATGATTccaaaatggaaaattgatgTCATAGTCGATAAtctgatgaataaaaattgttccatTGAATACATTCAAAAAGTTATCGAAGCTATCAATTGCATCAACGAGTTGTTTACAATGTCATGCACAGACAATAACCAAACTACATCCGATAAAGGTATTTCTGTAAATGAAAGCAACGTAGAAAAGGTAAACGTCTCGAGAGATAGAAGcaattccaattttcaaaatacaaaacaaaCAGCGGCGGCGATATCCCGTTGCAGTTCCTTGTCTTTGGCTAGCTCCAGCGAATCTGAACCAGAGTTACCACCAAAAAACAACACATTTATGTGCCAGGAATCGGCCAggttgagaaataataaaggTACCAATTGCAAATCACCGGAATCACTGAAAAGccaaatttcttcaattacACAAAAAAGCGTCTCGCGTAACAACCTAAGCGATTCTACTCTGACCAAGGCACCGACTCCGAAACATGATGGTAATGACCAGAAACGCAAAGATAATCGGGCAGCGCCATGTCTGGGGACACCGACAATGTCTAGAATTGAAAGTCCAGGGAAATCAAGTAAAAAAAGTCGTTACAATGAGAAATTAATCTTTGACACTACGGATTCTGATACGGATTTGGCGGGtcaaaataatgaaagaacTGGTTTGGTTAATAATTCATATCCAGGTAACAAAGCTTTTAGAAGAGTCTTAGGACCAAAACGTTCGGCTGTacctaatgaaaaaatagtcaatAAAAGTAAAGGTATATCTGGTGAGGTTGATTCCGATATTTCGATTATTGATTCTTATATTGGGCCTTGTCAAAAGACTACTGCAGTTAATATAGATAGAACACACGACTCGAGCAAACACGATCATCATAAAGAAACGcctattgaaaatttcgaactCGTGAACAATGAACGCAATGATCACGTTCAATCCGGTAATGGATTACCCAAAGgtcctgaaaacttttcactcGATACTAGCGATCCAAATGTGACACCCCAACAAATCGGTGACTCTTGCACTGTTCGGTTAACTAAAATAAACCTGGATCAGCATAATGCTAGTGCAAATAACAATGGAACACCCTCTAGATCGGAGAGAATAGCATCCTTACGCAAGCGTCGTAAA ACAGCGGTCGTGGGAACGATGAACTGCCTGAAAGTGATTCGGAGAATTTTAGCTTGCGAATGA
- the LOC107224155 gene encoding uncharacterized protein LOC107224155 isoform X3, whose product MAEQEKSFKALQDDERLKKLQRRLKLNQIKGLNSSLRLLSSPQSSMSVISSIQGDSALSDVSYCSPSHNSSRTGSVITSSINFRKVPSKNLNTQGPVEPGTSSVIEQSLDSQKMNNDRAMMPPPSLAIDVRKKQSLEVAKQNKYHHNSNEALNCATGTSPVPNYDGKASCGPRNSDNSIRRDTPSTEHNATVNGGSPKEGTRSNETSKRNGRVFTNWIVRLNDHGQICIKGKMESGEHVRSKAVKKRLNATTVLSVMHHKYHLLGNIHDLKEELPEYIRGKFFNGFPTDWENVRQIWQSYVASGCSQRFRWPRPIADSDDDLLSDITDLPVLNSTKTETILKASSSTVPSNELATKKTTNRPRIETAPESGISEIDVDIGFVRSAAIESSSVRAKMTEALQTSGKNCVDQTSQTLVDLLKSNNQPTSTNILSKEEPVLQKSANMIPKWKIDVIVDNLMNKNCSIEYIQKVIEAINCINELFTMSCTDNNQTTSDKGISVNESNVEKVNVSRDRSNSNFQNTKQTAAAISRCSSLSLASSSESEPELPPKNNTFMCQESARLRNNKGTNCKSPESLKSQISSITQKSVSRNNLSDSTLTKAPTPKHDGNDQKRKDNRAAPCLGTPTMSRIESPGKSSKKSRYNEKLIFDTTDSDTDLAGQNNERTGLVNNSYPGNKAFRRVLGPKRSAVPNEKIVNKSKGISGEVDSDISIIDSYIGPCQKTTAVNIDRTHDSSKHDHHKETPIENFELVNNERNDHVQSGNGLPKGPENFSLDTSDPNVTPQQIGDSCTVRLTKINLDQHNASANNNGTPSRSERIASLRKRRKVDSGRGNDELPESDSENFSLRMSSRGRRILPRLDYWNGERVFLRDQKLVYSPGMPDTTLSSANSNISKKLLISPNKTTLSEPTLPQATAKNLNRIPKVSKDWSQFENEHRNRNASSNTGILSEITENQRPTSHHSWTRDRRSNRRLHDKSLSNEKQTRRTTQRHGPSSSEEEATPVVRTTS is encoded by the exons ATGGCAGAGCAG gaaaagtCGTTCAAGGCTTTGCAGGATGACGAGCGGCTGAAAAAGTTACAGCGTCGTTTAAAACTTAACCAAATCAAAGGACTCAACAGCTCGCTGCGACTATTATCGTCTCCTCAATCGTCGATGTCAGTAATATCGAGCATTCAAGGAGACAGCGCTTTGTCCGACGTTAGCTACTGCAGTCCTTCGCACAACTCGTCGAGAACGGGAAGCGTCATAACTTCGAGTATTAACTTCAGAAAAGTTCCGTCAAAGAATCTAAACACACAAGGACCGGTCGAACCCGGTACCTCGTCGGTAATTGAACAGAGTCTGGATAGTCAAAAGATGAATAATGACAGAGCCATGATGCCACCGCCATCCCTGGCTATTGATGTTCGTAAAAAACAATCTTTGGAAGTCGCAAAGCAGAATAAATACCATCACAATTCGAACGAGGCTCTCAATTGCGCTACGGGTACATCGCCGGTACCCAACTACGACGGTAAAGCTTCGTGCGGTCCCCGTAACTCTGACAACTCTATTCGACGCGACACGCCTTCTACCGAACATAACGCGACGGTAAATGGTGGATCTCCGAAAGAGGGAACTAGAAGTAACGAAACTTCCAAACGAAATGGTAGAGTGTTCACGAATTGGATCGTCAGATTGAACGATCACGGGCAAATATGCATCAAAGGAAAAATGGAAAG CGGAGAACACGTGCGGAGCAAAGCTGTGAAAAAGAGACTGAATGCAACGACAGTGCTCTCTGTAATGCATCACAAGTATCATCTGTTGGGAAACATACACGATTTAAAGGAGG AACTCCCGGAGTACATTCgtggtaaatttttcaacggttTTCCCACGGACTGGGAGAATGTCCGACAAATATGGCAGAGCTATGTCGCGTCAGGCTGCAGCCAACGATTTAGATGGCCAAGACCGATAGCCGATAGTGACGATGATCTACTAAGCGATATCACAGATTTACCAGTCTTAAATTCAACAAAGACTGAAACAATACTTAAAGCTTCATCATCAACCGTCCCATCTAACGAGCTTGCcacaaaaaaaacaacgaacaGACCACGGATAGAAACTGCTCCAGAATCTGGAATAAGTGAAATAGATGTGGATATCGGATTCGTTCGGTCAGCCGCAATTGAGAGTTCTAGTGTTCGAGCTAAAATGACAGAGGCATTGCAAACCAGTGGTAAAAATTGCGTGGACCAAACAAGCCAAACTCTGGTCGACCTTTTGAAAAGTAATAATCAACCGACAAGTACAAATATATTGTCCAAAGAGGAACCTGTCTTACAAAAATCTGCCAACATGATTccaaaatggaaaattgatgTCATAGTCGATAAtctgatgaataaaaattgttccatTGAATACATTCAAAAAGTTATCGAAGCTATCAATTGCATCAACGAGTTGTTTACAATGTCATGCACAGACAATAACCAAACTACATCCGATAAAGGTATTTCTGTAAATGAAAGCAACGTAGAAAAGGTAAACGTCTCGAGAGATAGAAGcaattccaattttcaaaatacaaaacaaaCAGCGGCGGCGATATCCCGTTGCAGTTCCTTGTCTTTGGCTAGCTCCAGCGAATCTGAACCAGAGTTACCACCAAAAAACAACACATTTATGTGCCAGGAATCGGCCAggttgagaaataataaaggTACCAATTGCAAATCACCGGAATCACTGAAAAGccaaatttcttcaattacACAAAAAAGCGTCTCGCGTAACAACCTAAGCGATTCTACTCTGACCAAGGCACCGACTCCGAAACATGATGGTAATGACCAGAAACGCAAAGATAATCGGGCAGCGCCATGTCTGGGGACACCGACAATGTCTAGAATTGAAAGTCCAGGGAAATCAAGTAAAAAAAGTCGTTACAATGAGAAATTAATCTTTGACACTACGGATTCTGATACGGATTTGGCGGGtcaaaataatgaaagaacTGGTTTGGTTAATAATTCATATCCAGGTAACAAAGCTTTTAGAAGAGTCTTAGGACCAAAACGTTCGGCTGTacctaatgaaaaaatagtcaatAAAAGTAAAGGTATATCTGGTGAGGTTGATTCCGATATTTCGATTATTGATTCTTATATTGGGCCTTGTCAAAAGACTACTGCAGTTAATATAGATAGAACACACGACTCGAGCAAACACGATCATCATAAAGAAACGcctattgaaaatttcgaactCGTGAACAATGAACGCAATGATCACGTTCAATCCGGTAATGGATTACCCAAAGgtcctgaaaacttttcactcGATACTAGCGATCCAAATGTGACACCCCAACAAATCGGTGACTCTTGCACTGTTCGGTTAACTAAAATAAACCTGGATCAGCATAATGCTAGTGCAAATAACAATGGAACACCCTCTAGATCGGAGAGAATAGCATCCTTACGCAAGCGTCGTAAAGTGG ACAGCGGTCGTGGGAACGATGAACTGCCTGAAAGTGATTCGGAGAATTTTAGCTTGCGAATGAGTTCTCGGGGCCGTCGTATACTACCACGCCTAGATTATTGGAACG GTGAAAGAGTTTTCCTAAGAGATCAGAAATTAGTCTACAGTCCAGGTATGCCTGACACAACCTTGTCATCGGCAAATtctaatatttcgaaaaagcTATTGATCTCACCT AACAAAACAACGCTCTCTGAACCAACGTTACCACAAGCCACTGCTAAGAACTTGAACAGAATACCGAAAGTCTCAAAAGACTGGTCACAATTTGAGAATGAACATAGAAACAGAAATGCTTCAAGCAATACAGGAATTCTATCGGAAATAACAGAGAACCAGCGGCCAACCAGTCACCACTCATGG ACACGTGATAGGAGGAGCAACAGAAGATTACACGATAAGTCACTATCAAATGAAAAGCAAACCAGGAGAACAACACAACGTCATGGACCGTCAAGCAGCGAGGAGGAGGCAACGCCTGTGGTACGTACAACAAGTTGA
- the LOC107224155 gene encoding uncharacterized protein LOC107224155 isoform X1, with amino-acid sequence MAEQEKSFKALQDDERLKKLQRRLKLNQIKGLNSSLRLLSSPQSSMSVISSIQGDSALSDVSYCSPSHNSSRTGSVITSSINFRKVPSKNLNTQGPVEPGTSSVIEQSLDSQKMNNDRAMMPPPSLAIDVRKKQSLEVAKQNKYHHNSNEALNCATGTSPVPNYDGKASCGPRNSDNSIRRDTPSTEHNATVNGGSPKEGTRSNETSKRNGRVFTNWIVRLNDHGQICIKGKMESGEHVRSKAVKKRLNATTVLSVMHHKYHLLGNIHDLKEELPEYIRGKFFNGFPTDWENVRQIWQSYVASGCSQRFRWPRPIADSDDDLLSDITDLPVLNSTKTETILKASSSTVPSNELATKKTTNRPRIETAPESGISEIDVDIGFVRSAAIESSSVRAKMTEALQTSGKNCVDQTSQTLVDLLKSNNQPTSTNILSKEEPVLQKSANMIPKWKIDVIVDNLMNKNCSIEYIQKVIEAINCINELFTMSCTDNNQTTSDKGISVNESNVEKVNVSRDRSNSNFQNTKQTAAAISRCSSLSLASSSESEPELPPKNNTFMCQESARLRNNKGTNCKSPESLKSQISSITQKSVSRNNLSDSTLTKAPTPKHDGNDQKRKDNRAAPCLGTPTMSRIESPGKSSKKSRYNEKLIFDTTDSDTDLAGQNNERTGLVNNSYPGNKAFRRVLGPKRSAVPNEKIVNKSKGISGEVDSDISIIDSYIGPCQKTTAVNIDRTHDSSKHDHHKETPIENFELVNNERNDHVQSGNGLPKGPENFSLDTSDPNVTPQQIGDSCTVRLTKINLDQHNASANNNGTPSRSERIASLRKRRKVDSGRGNDELPESDSENFSLRMSSRGRRILPRLDYWNGERVFLRDQKLVYSPGMPDTTLSSANSNISKKLLISPNKTTLSEPTLPQATAKNLNRIPKVSKDWSQFENEHRNRNASSNTGILSEITENQRPTSHHSWTRDRRSNRRLHDKSLSNEKQTRRTTQRHGPSSSEEEATPVQVTRRKRRRMY; translated from the exons ATGGCAGAGCAG gaaaagtCGTTCAAGGCTTTGCAGGATGACGAGCGGCTGAAAAAGTTACAGCGTCGTTTAAAACTTAACCAAATCAAAGGACTCAACAGCTCGCTGCGACTATTATCGTCTCCTCAATCGTCGATGTCAGTAATATCGAGCATTCAAGGAGACAGCGCTTTGTCCGACGTTAGCTACTGCAGTCCTTCGCACAACTCGTCGAGAACGGGAAGCGTCATAACTTCGAGTATTAACTTCAGAAAAGTTCCGTCAAAGAATCTAAACACACAAGGACCGGTCGAACCCGGTACCTCGTCGGTAATTGAACAGAGTCTGGATAGTCAAAAGATGAATAATGACAGAGCCATGATGCCACCGCCATCCCTGGCTATTGATGTTCGTAAAAAACAATCTTTGGAAGTCGCAAAGCAGAATAAATACCATCACAATTCGAACGAGGCTCTCAATTGCGCTACGGGTACATCGCCGGTACCCAACTACGACGGTAAAGCTTCGTGCGGTCCCCGTAACTCTGACAACTCTATTCGACGCGACACGCCTTCTACCGAACATAACGCGACGGTAAATGGTGGATCTCCGAAAGAGGGAACTAGAAGTAACGAAACTTCCAAACGAAATGGTAGAGTGTTCACGAATTGGATCGTCAGATTGAACGATCACGGGCAAATATGCATCAAAGGAAAAATGGAAAG CGGAGAACACGTGCGGAGCAAAGCTGTGAAAAAGAGACTGAATGCAACGACAGTGCTCTCTGTAATGCATCACAAGTATCATCTGTTGGGAAACATACACGATTTAAAGGAGG AACTCCCGGAGTACATTCgtggtaaatttttcaacggttTTCCCACGGACTGGGAGAATGTCCGACAAATATGGCAGAGCTATGTCGCGTCAGGCTGCAGCCAACGATTTAGATGGCCAAGACCGATAGCCGATAGTGACGATGATCTACTAAGCGATATCACAGATTTACCAGTCTTAAATTCAACAAAGACTGAAACAATACTTAAAGCTTCATCATCAACCGTCCCATCTAACGAGCTTGCcacaaaaaaaacaacgaacaGACCACGGATAGAAACTGCTCCAGAATCTGGAATAAGTGAAATAGATGTGGATATCGGATTCGTTCGGTCAGCCGCAATTGAGAGTTCTAGTGTTCGAGCTAAAATGACAGAGGCATTGCAAACCAGTGGTAAAAATTGCGTGGACCAAACAAGCCAAACTCTGGTCGACCTTTTGAAAAGTAATAATCAACCGACAAGTACAAATATATTGTCCAAAGAGGAACCTGTCTTACAAAAATCTGCCAACATGATTccaaaatggaaaattgatgTCATAGTCGATAAtctgatgaataaaaattgttccatTGAATACATTCAAAAAGTTATCGAAGCTATCAATTGCATCAACGAGTTGTTTACAATGTCATGCACAGACAATAACCAAACTACATCCGATAAAGGTATTTCTGTAAATGAAAGCAACGTAGAAAAGGTAAACGTCTCGAGAGATAGAAGcaattccaattttcaaaatacaaaacaaaCAGCGGCGGCGATATCCCGTTGCAGTTCCTTGTCTTTGGCTAGCTCCAGCGAATCTGAACCAGAGTTACCACCAAAAAACAACACATTTATGTGCCAGGAATCGGCCAggttgagaaataataaaggTACCAATTGCAAATCACCGGAATCACTGAAAAGccaaatttcttcaattacACAAAAAAGCGTCTCGCGTAACAACCTAAGCGATTCTACTCTGACCAAGGCACCGACTCCGAAACATGATGGTAATGACCAGAAACGCAAAGATAATCGGGCAGCGCCATGTCTGGGGACACCGACAATGTCTAGAATTGAAAGTCCAGGGAAATCAAGTAAAAAAAGTCGTTACAATGAGAAATTAATCTTTGACACTACGGATTCTGATACGGATTTGGCGGGtcaaaataatgaaagaacTGGTTTGGTTAATAATTCATATCCAGGTAACAAAGCTTTTAGAAGAGTCTTAGGACCAAAACGTTCGGCTGTacctaatgaaaaaatagtcaatAAAAGTAAAGGTATATCTGGTGAGGTTGATTCCGATATTTCGATTATTGATTCTTATATTGGGCCTTGTCAAAAGACTACTGCAGTTAATATAGATAGAACACACGACTCGAGCAAACACGATCATCATAAAGAAACGcctattgaaaatttcgaactCGTGAACAATGAACGCAATGATCACGTTCAATCCGGTAATGGATTACCCAAAGgtcctgaaaacttttcactcGATACTAGCGATCCAAATGTGACACCCCAACAAATCGGTGACTCTTGCACTGTTCGGTTAACTAAAATAAACCTGGATCAGCATAATGCTAGTGCAAATAACAATGGAACACCCTCTAGATCGGAGAGAATAGCATCCTTACGCAAGCGTCGTAAAGTGG ACAGCGGTCGTGGGAACGATGAACTGCCTGAAAGTGATTCGGAGAATTTTAGCTTGCGAATGAGTTCTCGGGGCCGTCGTATACTACCACGCCTAGATTATTGGAACG GTGAAAGAGTTTTCCTAAGAGATCAGAAATTAGTCTACAGTCCAGGTATGCCTGACACAACCTTGTCATCGGCAAATtctaatatttcgaaaaagcTATTGATCTCACCT AACAAAACAACGCTCTCTGAACCAACGTTACCACAAGCCACTGCTAAGAACTTGAACAGAATACCGAAAGTCTCAAAAGACTGGTCACAATTTGAGAATGAACATAGAAACAGAAATGCTTCAAGCAATACAGGAATTCTATCGGAAATAACAGAGAACCAGCGGCCAACCAGTCACCACTCATGG ACACGTGATAGGAGGAGCAACAGAAGATTACACGATAAGTCACTATCAAATGAAAAGCAAACCAGGAGAACAACACAACGTCATGGACCGTCAAGCAGCGAGGAGGAGGCAACGCCTGTG caGGTCACCAGAAGGAAGAGACGAAGAATGTACTGA